The Triplophysa dalaica isolate WHDGS20190420 chromosome 5, ASM1584641v1, whole genome shotgun sequence genome window below encodes:
- the copg2 gene encoding coatomer subunit gamma-2, whose protein sequence is MIKKFDKKDEESGSGSNPFQHLEKSAVLQEARIFNETPINPRKCLHILTKIIYLLNQGEHFGTTEATEAFFAMTRLFQSNDQTLRRMCYLTIKEMANISEDVIIVTSSLTKDMTGKEDVYRGPAIRALCRITDTTMLQAIERYMKQAIVDKVPSVSSSALVSSLHMVKMSFDVVKRWVNEAQEAASSDNIMVQYHALGLLYHLRKNDRLAVTKMLNKFTKSGLKSPFAYCMMIRIASKLLEETEGGHDSPLFDFIESCLRNKHEMVVYEAASAIVHMPKCTARELAPAVSVLQLFCSSPKAALRYAAVRTLNKVAMKHPSAVTACNLDLENLITDSNRSIATLAITTLLKTGSESSVDRLMKQISSFVSEISDEFKVVVVQAISALCQKYPRKHGVMMNFLSNMLRDDGGFEYKRAIVDCIISIIEDNLETKETGLAHLCEFIEDCEHTVLATKILHLLGKEGPRTPTPSKYIRFIFNRVVLESEAVRAAAISALAKFGAQNDDLLPSVLVLMQRCMMDSDDEVRDRATFYVNVLLQKQKALNAGYILNGLSVSVPGLERSLHQYTLEPSEKGFDMKTVPLATAPITEQKTEIAPVATSKLPEKLSPSRQVIYQEQLAAIPEFQGLGPLFKSSEPVQLTEAETEYVVRCIKHTFANHMIFQFDCTNTLNDQLLQRVMVQMEPSEAYEVLHYVPAASLFYSQPGSCYCLVRLPEEDPTAVSCTFSCTMKYLVRDCDPNTGEPDDDGYDDEYVLEDLEVTVADHIQKVLKPNFGAAWEEVGDEFEKEETFALATVRTLEEAVNNIISFLGMQPCERSDKVPESKNSHVLFLAGVFRGGHDVLVRSRLALADGVTMQVTVRSSDENVVDVILASVG, encoded by the exons ATGATCAAGAAGTTCGACAAAAAGGACGAGGAGTCCG GAAGTGGCTCGAACCCCTTTCAACATCTGGAGAAAAGTGCTGTACTGCAGGAG GCGCGAATCTTCAACGAGACGCCCATCAATCCAAGAAAATGTCTGCACATCCTGACAAAGATCATCTACTTGCTCAACCAG gGTGAGCACTTTGGAACAACAGAGGCGACTGAAGCCTTTTTTGCAATGACAAGACTGTTCCAGTCCAATGAC CAAACGCTAAGAAGGATGTGTTACCTGACCATAAAGGAGATGGCAAACATCTCAGAGGATGTGATCATTGTCACCAGCAG CCTGACTAAGGACATGACCGGTAAGGAGGATGTGTACAGAGGTCCAGCCATCAGAGCTCTGTGCAGGATTACTGAT ACCACCATGCTGCAGGCAATTGAAAGATACATGAAACAAGCCATAGTGGATAAAGTGCCCAGTGTATCCAGCTCCGCTCTGGTGTCTTCACTG CATATGGTGAAGATGAGCTTTGATGTGGTGAAGCGCTGGGTTAATGAAGCTCAGGAGGCAGCTTCAAGCGATAACATCATGGTTCAG TACCATGCTCTGGGTCTTCTGTACCATCTGAGGAAGAATGACCGTCTGGCAGTGAccaaaatgcttaataaatttACCAAGTCTGGCCTCAAGTCTCCATTCGCTTACTGCATGATGATCCGTATCGCCAGTAAACTGCTGGAGGAAACTGAAGGAGG GCATGACAGCCCACTGTTTGACTTTATCGAGAGCTGCTTGAGAAACAAACATGAGATGGTGGTTTATGAAGCTGCATCCGCCATTGTTCACATGCCTAAGTGTACCGCCCGTGAGCTGGCACCCGCTGTCTCTG TTCTCCAGCTGTTCTGCAGCTCTCCCAAGGCAGCCCTGCGATACGCAGCAGTACGGACCCTTAACAAG GTGGCGATGAAGCACCCATCGGCTGTGACCGCATGCAATCTGGACCTGGAGAACCTGATTACCGACTCCAACCGCAGCATCGCCACCCTGGCCATCACCACCCTGCTGAAGACTGGAAGCGAGAGCAGCGTGGACCGCCTCATGAAACAGATCTCCTCCTTCGTCTCCGAGATCTCTGATGAATTTAAG GTGGTCGTGGTCCAGGCGATAAGTGCCCTGTGCCAAAAGTATCCGAGAAAGCATGGTGTGATGATGAACTTCCTGTCCAACATGTTGAGAGATGAT GGTGGTTTTGAGTACAAGCGAGCCATCGTGGACTGTATCATAAGCATCATAGAAGACAACCTAGAGACTAAGGAGACAGGCTTGGCCCACCTGTGTGAGTTTATCGAGGACTGTGAGCATACCGTCCTGGCCACCAAGATTCTCCACCTGCTCGGGAAGGAGGGTCCACGCACCCCCACACCCTCCAAATACATCCGCTTCATCTTCAACCGAGTGGTGCTGGAAAGCGAGGCTGTGCGAGCAG CCGCCATCAGCGCTTTGGCCAAGTTTGGGGCTCAGAATGATGACCTGTTGCCCAGCGTGTTGGTCCTGATGCAGAG GTGTATGATGGACAGTGATGATGAGGTTAGAGACAGAGCCACGTTCTACGTGAATGTTCTCCTGCAGAAGCAGAAGGCCCTGAATGCCGGTTACATCTTAAATG GTCTGTCTGTATCTGTTCCTGGACTGGAGAGATCTCTCCACCAGTACACGCTAGAACCGTCCGAGAAAGGGTTTGACATGAAGACGGTTCCCTTGGCAACCGCACCGATCACTGAGCAGAAAACAG AAATCGCACCTGTTGCAACAAGCAAGTTACCTGAAAAGCTTTCACCTTCACGCCAAGTTATTTATCAAG AGCAACTTGCAGCCATTCCAGAATTCCAAGGCCTGGGACCCCTGTTCAAATCGTCCGAGCCGGTTCAGCTAACAGAAGCAGAGACGGAGTACGTGGTGCGTTGCATCAAACACACTTTTGCAAATCACATGATCTTCCAGTTCGACTGCACAAACACGCTCAACGACCAGCTGCTGCAGCGGGTTATGGTTCAGATGGAGCCTTCGGAAGCCTACGAGGTGCTGCATTACGTACCGGCTGCCAGCCTCTTCTACAGTCAGCCCGGCTCATGTTATTGCCTGGTGCGGTTACCTGAGGAGGACCCCACAGCAG tctCTTGCACGTTCAGCTGTACGATGAAATATCTGGTCAGGGACTGTGATCCCAACACAGGAGAGCCTGATGATGACGGTTATGACGACGAATATGTG cTGGAAGATTTAGAGGTGACAGTAGCTGACCACATACAGAAGGTATTAAAGCCAAACTTCGGTGCAGCGTGGGAGGAGGTCGGAGATGAGTTCGAGAAGGAAGAAACATTTGCTCTGGCTACGGTCAGAACTCTAGAAG AGGCTGTAAACAACATCATCAGCTTCTTAGGCATGCAGCCCTGCGAACGGTCCGACAAAGTTCCTGAAAGCAAGAACTCTCACGTTCTGTTCCTAGCTG GTGTTTTCAGGGGAGGTCACGATGTGCTGGTGAGGTCGCGACTGGCCCTGGCCGATGGGGTAACTATGCAGGTGACGGTTAGGAGCTCGGATGAGAACGTGGTCGATGTCATTCTGGCATCTGTCGGCTAA
- the ucn3l gene encoding urocortin 3, like — translation MWLARILLALALLCAPVSSLCIPTYDTESNFLCNSEILSGTTDNGQPTHSLLDTLNLLYRSAHVLSSEEPRERRTVPASKYRFLSQTQLRSKLYRNSAKSDRRSQVTLSLDVPTNIMNILFNIAKAKNLRAKADDNARLLAQIGKRK, via the coding sequence ATGTGGCTTGCTCGAATCCTCCTCGCTCTGGCACTTCTTTGCGCACCAGTTTCCAGTCTCTGCATACCGACGTACGACACCGAGTCCAACTTTCTCTGCAACAGCGAGATCCTCTCCGGTACCACTGACAACGGGCAACCCACACATTCCCTGCTGGACACTTTAAACCTCCTGTATAGGTCCGCGCACGTGCTTTCCTCCGAGGAACCGCGGGAGAGGAGGACGGTACCAGCGTCCAAATACAGATTCCTGAGCCAAACGCAGCTGAGGAGTAAACTGTACCGCAACAGCGCGAAGAGCGACAGACGCAGTCAGGTCACTCTCTCCCTCGATGTTCCTACCAATATCATGAACATCCTCTTTAATATAGCCAAAGCCAAGAACCTGCGCGCGAAGGCGGACGACAACGCGCGCCTATTGGCGCAGATCGGGAAGAGAAAATGA